The proteins below come from a single Arthrobacter sp. B1I2 genomic window:
- a CDS encoding LysM peptidoglycan-binding domain-containing protein: MKQKEPTSPDGTSRSFATDEPRTDLNTGRPVISNKLWAGMATAAVVAAVGVGAMAAPPAFLSGGTTAAAQVAEAAAPPSQSTAAESAAAGSGVQGGADAVPAPGAAAEAAPAPPEPAPAPADPAPAPAPTPALEPAPAGDPNLYTVVPGDTVGAIAAGHGVDMIAMLAANGLNAYSIIYPGQTLLLTGPAIAVAAPAPAAAPAPAPAAAPAPAAAPAPAPAPAAVPAAPAIRTIYVAGSGGQSMVDACIGPIHFTPNDGYSLFITEHDFCGGWARFSGIGVGETVSIPGYGTYTVTGRGTVPNPGTTNDVVAVFGGFPRAILQTCIPGTSTMLLIALN; the protein is encoded by the coding sequence ATGAAGCAGAAAGAACCAACCTCCCCCGACGGCACGAGCAGAAGCTTCGCCACCGACGAACCCCGGACGGATCTCAACACCGGCCGCCCGGTCATCAGCAACAAGTTATGGGCCGGCATGGCCACGGCGGCCGTTGTGGCCGCGGTAGGCGTGGGCGCCATGGCAGCACCGCCCGCTTTCCTCAGCGGAGGCACGACGGCGGCGGCCCAGGTTGCAGAGGCCGCCGCACCGCCGTCGCAAAGCACCGCGGCCGAGTCAGCAGCCGCCGGTTCCGGCGTGCAGGGCGGCGCGGATGCCGTGCCTGCGCCCGGGGCGGCGGCCGAGGCAGCGCCGGCGCCGCCCGAACCCGCTCCGGCCCCGGCCGACCCGGCGCCGGCCCCAGCACCAACGCCGGCCCTTGAACCGGCCCCGGCAGGTGACCCCAACCTCTACACCGTGGTGCCGGGTGACACCGTGGGTGCGATTGCCGCGGGGCACGGCGTGGACATGATTGCCATGCTCGCGGCCAACGGACTCAATGCCTACAGCATCATCTACCCGGGCCAGACGCTCCTGCTGACCGGCCCGGCCATCGCCGTAGCGGCGCCTGCTCCGGCTGCCGCACCAGCCCCTGCCCCCGCTGCGGCACCGGCTCCCGCCGCCGCACCGGCACCTGCGCCGGCTCCCGCGGCCGTGCCTGCGGCACCTGCAATCCGGACCATTTATGTCGCAGGCTCCGGCGGCCAGTCCATGGTGGACGCCTGCATCGGCCCCATCCACTTCACCCCCAACGACGGCTATTCGCTGTTCATCACCGAACACGATTTCTGCGGCGGGTGGGCCAGGTTCTCCGGAATAGGCGTGGGTGAGACGGTGAGCATCCCGGGCTACGGAACCTACACGGTGACGGGCCGCGGGACGGTCCCCAATCCCGGCACCACCAACGACGTGGTTGCGGTCTTCGGCGGCTTCCCCCGGGCGATCCTGCAGACCTGCATTCCGGGCACCAGCACCATGCTCCTGATCGCACTGAACTGA
- a CDS encoding acyl-CoA thioesterase — MHLLLRTLLMLFRSARRPPLAVWEPSSLPLRVLPTDIDIAMHVNNGMYLSLMDLGRFDLMVRSGVWKRMRRRGWTPVVSAETISFRKSLQLWQEYTIETRIIGLDTKAIFFEQRMVADGEIYARAYIATRLVTKAGPVSQEDIVAEFSAPPADLVLPEWIHEWRASSALPGSRTEAPHLWDASH; from the coding sequence ATGCACCTGCTCCTGAGAACCCTCCTCATGCTCTTCCGCTCCGCCCGCCGTCCGCCGCTGGCCGTGTGGGAGCCGTCATCCCTGCCGCTGCGCGTCCTGCCCACGGACATTGACATTGCGATGCACGTCAACAACGGCATGTACCTGTCCCTGATGGACCTGGGCCGGTTCGACCTGATGGTCCGCAGCGGTGTCTGGAAGCGGATGCGCCGCCGCGGCTGGACCCCTGTGGTGTCGGCGGAGACCATCTCCTTCCGGAAGTCGCTGCAGTTGTGGCAGGAATACACCATCGAGACCCGCATCATCGGGCTGGACACCAAGGCGATCTTCTTCGAGCAGCGCATGGTGGCCGACGGCGAGATATACGCGCGTGCCTACATCGCCACCCGGCTGGTCACCAAGGCCGGCCCGGTCAGCCAGGAGGACATCGTCGCGGAATTCAGCGCCCCGCCGGCAGACCTGGTGCTCCCCGAATGGATCCACGAGTGGCGCGCCTCCAGTGCCCTCCCCGGCAGCCGCACAGAGGCCCCGCACCTGTGGGATGCCAGCCACTGA
- a CDS encoding thioredoxin family protein, whose amino-acid sequence MATVDITGEQFASTIEGNDIVLVDFWAEWCGPCKQFGPTYSAVSEKHPDVVFTKVDTEAEQQLAAEAGITSIPTLMAFREKVLVFSQPGALNAQQLEQVVDAVKALDMEEVHAHVARQREEAAAAAGKPAAQSGPQDGTQIPDF is encoded by the coding sequence ATGGCTACCGTTGACATCACAGGTGAACAGTTCGCATCCACGATCGAAGGCAACGACATTGTCCTGGTCGATTTCTGGGCAGAATGGTGCGGCCCCTGCAAGCAGTTCGGCCCCACGTACTCGGCCGTCTCGGAGAAGCACCCCGACGTCGTCTTCACCAAGGTGGACACCGAAGCTGAGCAGCAGCTGGCAGCGGAGGCAGGCATCACCTCCATCCCCACGCTGATGGCCTTCCGCGAAAAGGTGCTGGTGTTCTCACAGCCCGGAGCGCTGAACGCACAGCAGCTGGAACAGGTGGTGGACGCCGTGAAGGCGCTGGACATGGAAGAGGTCCATGCCCATGTGGCCCGCCAGCGGGAGGAAGCAGCCGCGGCGGCCGGCAAACCCGCCGCCCAGAGCGGTCCGCAGGACGGCACGCAGATCCCCGACTTCTAA
- a CDS encoding putative quinol monooxygenase, translated as MSAPIDLKATFIPNEGEFFRVKLALEIAIDEVVNEQGCIRYELTEATEEKLVLTEQWASEEDLDKHSKGTAVQDLNESLSALLAEPVKLERV; from the coding sequence ATGAGTGCACCCATTGATCTGAAAGCAACGTTCATCCCCAACGAAGGCGAGTTCTTCCGCGTCAAGCTGGCCCTGGAAATCGCGATCGATGAGGTGGTGAACGAGCAAGGCTGCATCCGCTATGAGCTGACCGAAGCCACGGAGGAGAAGCTGGTCCTGACCGAACAGTGGGCATCCGAGGAGGACCTGGACAAGCACTCCAAGGGCACCGCCGTGCAGGACCTGAACGAATCCCTGAGCGCACTGCTGGCCGAACCGGTCAAGCTGGAACGCGTCTGA
- a CDS encoding AMP-binding protein encodes MRAYTAGDTDVPLLEETIGANFERVAAQFPLHDALIEAAPVPGADARRWSYTKMNDDVDRLARALLALGISKGERVGIWSPNCAEWTLLQYATAKAGAILVNVNPAYRSHELEFVVKQNGMRTLLAAPSDNNSDYVAMARQALLTCPDLQELVFLPDHGLDGLEAGSPQSHAELTYAELLTRADGVGHSVLKARMAELHPHDPINLQYTSGTTGFPKGATLTHHNILNNGYAIGELLGYTERDRVVIPVPFYHCFGMVIGNLNALSHGAATIIPGRGFSPAAALEAVQDFAGTSLYGVPTMFIAELALPDFGSYDLSTLRTGVMAGSLCPIEVMNRVISEMNMVDVAICYGMTETSPVSTMTRKGDTLQQRTGTVGTTMPQLESRIVDPVTGEELERGQIGELCTRGYAVMAGYWNQPDKTAEAIDADGWMHTGDLARMDDDGYVVVEGRIKDMVVRGGENIYPREIEEFLYTHPDIQDVQVIGVPDPRYGEELMACIILKPGAGTLDADSLAEFCRGRLAHYKIPRYVEVRESFPMTVSGKIRKVQMREEAVARLGL; translated from the coding sequence ATGCGTGCTTATACAGCCGGGGACACTGACGTCCCGCTCCTGGAGGAAACCATTGGTGCGAACTTCGAGCGCGTGGCCGCGCAGTTTCCGCTCCATGACGCCCTGATCGAGGCCGCTCCGGTGCCCGGGGCTGATGCGCGCCGCTGGAGCTATACCAAAATGAACGACGACGTCGACCGGCTGGCGCGTGCGCTCCTCGCCTTGGGCATCAGCAAGGGGGAGCGGGTGGGCATCTGGAGCCCCAACTGCGCCGAGTGGACGCTGCTGCAGTACGCCACCGCCAAAGCGGGCGCCATCCTGGTCAACGTCAACCCCGCGTACCGCAGCCACGAACTCGAATTCGTGGTCAAGCAAAACGGCATGCGCACGCTGCTTGCGGCGCCCTCGGACAACAACAGCGACTACGTGGCCATGGCACGCCAGGCACTGCTTACCTGCCCGGACCTTCAGGAGCTCGTCTTCCTCCCGGACCACGGCCTGGACGGCTTGGAAGCCGGCAGCCCGCAAAGCCATGCGGAACTTACCTACGCCGAACTGCTCACCCGGGCGGACGGCGTCGGGCATTCCGTCCTGAAGGCCCGGATGGCCGAGCTTCACCCGCACGATCCCATCAACCTGCAGTACACCTCCGGCACCACGGGATTCCCCAAGGGAGCCACGCTCACGCACCACAACATCCTGAACAACGGCTACGCGATCGGGGAGCTGCTGGGCTACACCGAACGGGACCGGGTGGTCATCCCCGTGCCCTTCTACCACTGCTTCGGGATGGTGATCGGCAACCTCAACGCGCTCAGCCATGGTGCCGCCACCATTATCCCGGGCCGCGGCTTCTCGCCGGCCGCCGCGCTGGAGGCTGTGCAGGACTTCGCCGGGACCTCCCTGTACGGCGTCCCCACCATGTTCATCGCCGAGCTCGCGCTGCCCGACTTCGGCTCCTACGACCTGTCAACGCTCCGCACGGGGGTGATGGCAGGGTCGCTGTGCCCGATCGAGGTGATGAACCGGGTGATTTCGGAGATGAACATGGTGGACGTGGCCATCTGCTACGGCATGACCGAAACCTCGCCCGTGTCCACCATGACGCGCAAGGGGGACACGCTCCAGCAGCGCACCGGGACCGTGGGCACGACCATGCCGCAGCTGGAGAGCCGGATCGTGGACCCGGTCACCGGGGAGGAACTGGAGCGCGGGCAGATCGGTGAGCTCTGCACCCGTGGCTATGCCGTGATGGCTGGGTACTGGAACCAGCCGGACAAGACCGCCGAAGCAATCGATGCCGACGGGTGGATGCACACCGGCGACCTGGCCCGGATGGACGACGACGGATACGTGGTGGTGGAAGGCCGGATCAAGGACATGGTGGTCCGGGGCGGGGAGAACATCTACCCGCGCGAGATCGAGGAGTTCCTCTACACCCATCCCGACATCCAGGACGTGCAGGTGATCGGCGTTCCGGATCCCAGGTACGGAGAGGAGCTGATGGCCTGCATCATCCTCAAGCCGGGTGCCGGGACCTTGGACGCCGACTCACTAGCCGAGTTTTGCCGGGGGCGGCTGGCCCACTACAAGATCCCCCGCTACGTGGAGGTCCGCGAAAGCTTCCCCATGACGGTCTCGGGGAAGATCCGCAAGGTCCAGATGCGGGAGGAAGCGGTGGCCCGGCTGGGACTCTGA
- a CDS encoding C2 family cysteine protease gives MRDAGGRWKGSDAERFRSDWESTHSALLAKVIQALADAGRAAALHADAQERASSASCHGSAAAGPAGSPGNAASGPAARNLPDRTDHSVPRHPERGRPDLTPKELHRLRNMVSAAASGGNFLAGNDADVNRLREALAALKPAQLDQLLASLNDDELRQLGAGAAGDGKGWFNSEGTTPFERQQLLDQLLSKASTEQVHRLKDLIPWAQPDGTAMGDPARPEGADPSTTKSWMEPRFPVIGERPSADDIRQGQYGDCVVLAAAGAMINADTGWAREHVTDNGNGTVSVLLFDKNGHEQWVTVTSDLPANSKGAQMGAKAGFGGNWPAYVEKALAQVYTEDDSNDGTKEGTPPDQAWQPGNYRAIEGNWGPDVFQYLAGPDITRTTAADDLWEAARQGRPALVTTLVDLPESPPNGYHTSHAYFVTGLDPEGNLLLQNPWGSHYPVLTVTPQEFEDKYQDASVAR, from the coding sequence GTGCGCGACGCCGGCGGCCGGTGGAAAGGCTCCGACGCCGAGAGGTTCCGGAGTGATTGGGAGTCGACGCACAGTGCCTTGCTGGCCAAGGTCATCCAGGCGTTGGCGGACGCGGGCAGGGCAGCGGCCCTCCACGCAGATGCACAGGAGCGGGCCAGCAGCGCCAGTTGCCACGGAAGTGCCGCGGCGGGCCCGGCAGGATCTCCGGGCAATGCCGCAAGTGGACCGGCGGCACGCAACCTGCCGGACCGGACGGACCATTCCGTTCCGCGCCACCCAGAACGTGGCCGGCCGGATCTGACGCCCAAAGAACTCCACCGGCTCCGCAACATGGTCAGTGCTGCTGCGTCCGGCGGCAACTTCCTCGCGGGCAATGATGCTGATGTAAACCGACTGCGTGAAGCGCTGGCTGCCCTCAAGCCCGCGCAGCTGGACCAGCTGCTGGCATCGCTCAACGACGACGAACTCCGCCAACTCGGCGCCGGTGCCGCCGGCGACGGCAAGGGATGGTTCAACTCGGAGGGAACCACCCCGTTCGAACGGCAGCAACTGCTGGACCAGCTGTTGTCCAAGGCCTCAACGGAGCAGGTGCACAGACTGAAAGACCTCATCCCGTGGGCCCAGCCCGACGGAACCGCAATGGGCGACCCCGCCAGGCCTGAAGGTGCGGACCCAAGCACCACAAAATCGTGGATGGAGCCCCGCTTCCCGGTCATCGGCGAGCGCCCCAGTGCGGATGACATCAGGCAAGGCCAGTACGGGGACTGCGTGGTCCTCGCCGCGGCTGGGGCCATGATCAATGCCGATACCGGCTGGGCGCGGGAGCACGTGACGGACAACGGCAACGGGACCGTTTCCGTCCTGCTGTTTGACAAGAACGGACATGAGCAGTGGGTAACGGTCACCTCAGATCTGCCGGCGAACAGCAAGGGCGCACAGATGGGCGCCAAAGCGGGTTTCGGCGGAAATTGGCCTGCGTATGTGGAGAAAGCCTTGGCCCAGGTCTACACCGAGGACGACAGCAACGACGGCACGAAGGAGGGGACGCCCCCGGACCAGGCATGGCAGCCAGGCAACTACAGGGCCATCGAGGGCAACTGGGGTCCGGACGTGTTCCAGTACCTGGCGGGACCGGACATAACCCGCACTACTGCCGCGGACGACTTGTGGGAGGCTGCCAGGCAGGGACGCCCCGCTTTGGTGACCACCCTGGTGGATCTGCCCGAGAGTCCCCCGAATGGTTACCACACCAGTCACGCCTACTTCGTTACGGGTTTGGATCCGGAGGGTAATCTTCTCCTGCAGAACCCTTGGGGTTCGCACTACCCGGTCCTGACCGTCACGCCGCAGGAATTCGAAGACAAATACCAGGATGCATCGGTGGCGCGCTGA
- a CDS encoding DNA-3-methyladenine glycosylase family protein: protein MTIAEAPPRLAAAADVSLRWYPEGPYSLSRTLGPLLRGNSDPSFCIQGDVIWNAFTTPAGPATMRLTPAGGEAGGPLVDIQAWGPGAAAAVKAAPRLLGADDDWREFDDPSFHATLPRMVREARRRSIALRLPSSGRMVDQLVPIVLEQKVTVIEARRAYRYLVHRYGTPAPPAGMSTPAGLVVAPTAAQWLQVPSWEWHKAGVGPQRSATVMRALRSAVALERLAALPAAQAAEKMQVIPGIGVWTAAEVVQRTHGCPDSISVGDYHLAAYVGAALTGRRTDDAGMLRLLEPWRGHRQRVVRMIQSTGFRKPTFGPRMTIQDHRAH from the coding sequence ATGACGATCGCAGAGGCACCTCCCCGGCTTGCAGCCGCGGCGGACGTGTCCCTGCGGTGGTATCCGGAGGGACCCTACAGCCTTTCCCGTACCCTTGGGCCGCTCCTGCGCGGCAACAGCGATCCTTCCTTCTGCATCCAGGGAGACGTCATCTGGAATGCGTTTACGACGCCGGCCGGTCCGGCAACGATGCGCCTCACCCCGGCGGGCGGCGAAGCAGGCGGCCCCTTGGTGGACATCCAGGCGTGGGGCCCGGGCGCCGCAGCCGCCGTGAAGGCAGCACCCCGGCTGTTGGGGGCCGACGACGACTGGCGGGAATTCGACGACCCGTCCTTCCATGCCACGCTGCCCCGCATGGTCCGGGAAGCACGGCGGCGCAGCATAGCCCTCCGGCTTCCGTCGAGCGGCCGCATGGTGGACCAGCTGGTGCCGATCGTCCTGGAGCAGAAAGTGACGGTGATTGAGGCCCGGCGCGCCTACCGGTACCTGGTGCACCGCTACGGGACGCCGGCTCCGCCTGCCGGAATGTCCACTCCGGCAGGCCTGGTGGTGGCACCGACGGCCGCGCAGTGGCTGCAGGTTCCCAGTTGGGAGTGGCACAAGGCCGGGGTGGGGCCCCAGCGGTCGGCAACCGTCATGCGCGCGCTGCGCTCCGCCGTCGCACTCGAACGCCTCGCTGCGCTGCCGGCCGCCCAGGCGGCGGAGAAGATGCAGGTCATTCCGGGCATCGGGGTGTGGACCGCCGCCGAGGTGGTGCAGCGCACCCACGGCTGCCCCGACTCGATTTCGGTGGGCGACTACCACCTCGCGGCCTACGTGGGGGCGGCGCTCACCGGACGCAGGACCGACGACGCCGGCATGCTCAGGCTGCTGGAACCCTGGCGGGGGCACCGGCAGCGCGTGGTCCGGATGATCCAGAGCACCGGCTTCCGCAAGCCCACCTTCGGCCCCCGGATGACCATTCAGGACCACCGGGCGCACTGA
- a CDS encoding VOC family protein, with amino-acid sequence MGGVVHFEIPADDQARARKFYQEALGWRIEPVPGMDYSMVITTDMDDDGQPTAPGGINGGMMAREGQITHPVITVDVPDINSTLKSVEELGGSVVVPRNEIPGMGYTAYFKDPEGNVLGLWENLPAEGEKREGA; translated from the coding sequence ATGGGCGGAGTAGTGCATTTTGAGATCCCCGCGGACGATCAGGCGCGGGCCAGGAAGTTCTACCAGGAGGCGCTGGGCTGGCGGATAGAGCCTGTACCCGGAATGGATTACAGCATGGTCATCACCACGGACATGGACGACGACGGCCAGCCGACAGCACCGGGCGGCATCAACGGCGGCATGATGGCCAGGGAGGGGCAGATCACCCACCCGGTCATCACCGTTGACGTTCCGGACATCAACTCCACGCTCAAGAGCGTGGAGGAGCTTGGCGGGTCTGTGGTGGTGCCCAGGAACGAGATTCCCGGCATGGGCTACACGGCCTACTTCAAGGATCCCGAGGGCAACGTGCTGGGTCTCTGGGAGAATCTTCCGGCCGAAGGCGAAAAACGCGAAGGCGCCTGA
- a CDS encoding SLC13 family permease, translated as MKQFAWLRAARSYLLPGATLAAGVATLAWGVLPFPAFGELASRTIPILAFVLAMSLVTELADEAGLFRVVTDKLAALGRGRVFLLWLLVVAVATVSTVFLSLDTTAVLVTPVVVLLAVHARIPPLPFALTSIWLANTASLLLPVSNLTNLLAQDRLGLSPWRFAGLLWAPALVGLLVPLALLWLAFRRDLHGTYGPQPAHPVREPALLKAAAATLLVLLPALVSGVPVQYPALAAAAVLLVVFLRRRPSALRWSMVPWRPLMLTVGLFMLMEALHAHGLTSLLAGVAGSGESLPALLQLAGLGAGAANAANNLPAYLALEPVAGSPARLAALLIGVNLGPLVTPWASLATLLWHERLRVLNVPIRWGGFAVAGLVAVALTVPLAVLALWLVSGMP; from the coding sequence GTGAAGCAGTTCGCATGGCTGAGGGCCGCCCGGAGCTACCTGCTGCCCGGCGCCACGCTGGCAGCAGGAGTGGCCACCCTGGCGTGGGGTGTGCTCCCCTTTCCGGCATTCGGGGAACTGGCTTCCCGCACCATTCCCATCCTGGCGTTCGTGCTGGCAATGTCCCTTGTCACCGAACTGGCGGACGAGGCAGGGCTGTTCCGGGTGGTGACGGACAAGCTGGCTGCGCTGGGCCGGGGCCGGGTTTTCCTGCTGTGGCTGCTGGTGGTGGCGGTGGCCACGGTGTCCACGGTGTTCCTGTCCCTGGACACAACGGCGGTGCTGGTGACGCCCGTGGTCGTCCTCCTGGCCGTCCACGCCCGGATTCCGCCGCTGCCGTTCGCGCTGACCAGCATCTGGCTGGCCAATACCGCCTCGCTGCTGCTGCCCGTCTCCAACCTGACCAACCTCCTGGCGCAGGACCGGCTGGGCCTGAGCCCGTGGCGCTTCGCGGGGCTGCTGTGGGCTCCTGCCCTGGTTGGCCTGCTGGTCCCGCTTGCGCTTTTGTGGCTGGCGTTCCGGCGGGACCTGCACGGGACCTACGGGCCGCAGCCCGCGCACCCTGTCCGCGAGCCCGCCCTGCTGAAGGCCGCAGCCGCCACGCTCCTGGTCCTGTTGCCCGCGCTGGTGTCCGGTGTGCCGGTCCAGTACCCGGCGCTGGCAGCGGCAGCCGTCCTCCTGGTGGTCTTCCTGCGCCGGCGGCCCTCCGCCCTGCGGTGGTCCATGGTCCCCTGGCGGCCCTTGATGCTGACGGTGGGCCTGTTCATGCTCATGGAAGCCCTGCACGCGCATGGCCTGACCTCCCTGCTGGCGGGCGTGGCCGGGTCAGGCGAGAGCCTCCCGGCGCTCCTGCAGCTGGCCGGACTGGGGGCCGGTGCGGCCAACGCCGCCAACAACCTGCCCGCCTACCTGGCGCTGGAACCGGTGGCCGGATCGCCGGCCAGGCTTGCGGCCCTGCTCATCGGGGTCAACCTCGGTCCGCTGGTGACTCCCTGGGCTTCGCTGGCCACACTGCTGTGGCATGAGCGGCTCCGTGTGCTGAACGTCCCCATCAGGTGGGGCGGCTTCGCCGTGGCTGGGCTGGTGGCCGTGGCGTTGACCGTTCCGCTGGCTGTCCTGGCGCTGTGGCTGGTTTCCGGGATGCCCTGA
- a CDS encoding cystathionine beta-synthase, whose amino-acid sequence MKYAQSILDLIGNTPLIKLNHVTEGIKATVLVKLEYLNPGGSIKDRIAAQMIEDAEREGKLKPGGTIVEPTSGNTGVGLALVAQQKGYKCVFVVPDKVGEDKRAVLQAYGAEVVVTPTSVPPDSPQSYYGVSDRITRETPGAYKPDQFSNPAAPGSHYKTTGPEIWRDTDGKVTHCVIGAGTGGTITGTGRYLKEVSADRPESDGGVVRIIGADPAGSVYSGGTGRPYFVEGVGEDMWPANYDKTVPDEVIAVSDADSFAMTRRLAREEGLLVGGSSGMAVVAALQAARDLPESAVVVVILPDSGRGYLAKIFNDQWMRSYGFLSGGEETSVGEVIKSKNGELPDLVHIHPNESVRDVINIMNEFGVSHIPVLSQEPPVVMGEVLGAVDERTLTAKLFRGEAKLTDKISEHMGPKLPVIGSLETISAARELLSDTDTLMVTFVGAPVGILTRHDLLAYLSN is encoded by the coding sequence ATGAAGTACGCCCAGTCCATCCTGGACCTCATCGGCAATACCCCGCTCATCAAACTCAACCACGTGACCGAAGGCATCAAAGCCACTGTCCTGGTCAAACTTGAGTACCTGAACCCGGGCGGATCCATCAAGGACCGCATTGCGGCGCAGATGATTGAGGACGCCGAACGCGAAGGCAAGCTGAAGCCCGGCGGCACCATTGTGGAGCCGACGTCCGGCAACACCGGGGTGGGCCTGGCCCTGGTGGCGCAGCAGAAGGGCTACAAGTGCGTCTTCGTGGTCCCGGACAAGGTGGGCGAGGACAAGCGTGCCGTGCTGCAGGCTTACGGCGCGGAAGTGGTGGTCACGCCCACATCGGTCCCGCCGGACAGCCCGCAAAGCTACTACGGTGTCTCGGACCGGATCACCCGGGAGACGCCGGGCGCCTACAAGCCGGACCAGTTCTCCAACCCGGCCGCGCCGGGCAGCCATTACAAGACCACCGGCCCGGAGATCTGGCGCGATACCGACGGCAAGGTCACCCATTGCGTCATCGGCGCGGGCACGGGCGGCACCATCACCGGCACCGGGCGGTACCTCAAGGAGGTCTCCGCGGACCGGCCGGAGTCCGACGGCGGGGTGGTCCGGATCATCGGGGCGGACCCCGCGGGCTCGGTCTACTCAGGCGGCACCGGGCGCCCCTACTTTGTGGAGGGCGTCGGCGAGGACATGTGGCCGGCGAACTACGACAAGACGGTCCCGGACGAAGTGATCGCCGTCAGCGACGCCGATTCCTTTGCCATGACCCGCCGGCTGGCGCGGGAAGAGGGACTGCTGGTGGGCGGCTCCTCGGGGATGGCCGTAGTAGCCGCACTGCAGGCGGCACGGGACCTGCCGGAAAGCGCCGTCGTCGTCGTGATCCTCCCTGACTCCGGCCGCGGCTACCTGGCCAAGATCTTCAACGACCAGTGGATGCGCTCCTACGGCTTCCTCTCCGGCGGCGAGGAAACCTCCGTGGGGGAGGTCATCAAGTCCAAGAACGGCGAACTGCCGGACCTCGTGCACATCCACCCCAACGAGTCCGTCCGCGACGTCATCAACATCATGAACGAGTTCGGCGTCAGCCACATCCCGGTCCTGTCCCAGGAACCGCCCGTGGTCATGGGCGAGGTCCTCGGCGCCGTGGACGAGCGCACCCTCACCGCCAAGCTGTTCCGCGGCGAAGCCAAGCTGACGGACAAGATCTCCGAGCACATGGGCCCCAAGCTGCCCGTCATCGGATCGCTGGAAACCATCTCCGCCGCCAGGGAACTGCTCTCGGACACGGACACCCTGATGGTCACGTTCGTGGGTGCACCCGTCGGCATCCTCACCCGGCACGACCTGCTGGCCTACCTCAGCAACTGA
- a CDS encoding cystathionine gamma-synthase, which yields MPASENQGFNTRAVHAGQDFEPRTGAVVPPLHFSSTYAQDGIGGLRSGYEYGRGGNPTRDALQEQLAALELGTHAYSFSSGLAAEDALIRALTRPGDHIVLGNDAYGGTYRLISRVLGDWGIGNTPVDMANLDMVRDAVAAHKTRFLWVETPSNPLMKITDIAALADIAHDAGALLVVDNTFASPYLQTPLALGADVVVHSTTKYIGGHSDVVGGAVVVNDAELAEKIGFVQFAVGAVSGPMDAFLTTRGLKTLGVRMDRHSENGQAVAEWLLERPEVEAVLYPGLPTHPGHELAKRQMRKFGGMVSVQFKGGEAAARKVAESTSVFILAESLGGIESLMNYPSEMTHASVKGTELAVPVNLLRLSCGIEDVEDLIADLDQAFSAIP from the coding sequence ATGCCTGCCTCTGAAAACCAAGGTTTCAACACCCGTGCCGTCCACGCCGGCCAGGACTTCGAGCCGCGCACCGGAGCCGTGGTGCCGCCGCTGCACTTCAGTTCCACCTACGCCCAGGACGGCATCGGCGGCCTGCGCAGCGGCTACGAGTACGGCCGCGGCGGCAACCCCACCAGGGACGCCCTGCAGGAACAACTCGCGGCGCTGGAACTGGGCACCCACGCCTACAGCTTCAGCTCCGGGCTTGCCGCTGAGGACGCCCTCATCCGCGCGCTGACCCGCCCCGGCGACCACATCGTACTGGGCAACGACGCCTACGGCGGCACCTACCGGCTGATCAGCCGGGTGCTGGGAGACTGGGGGATCGGCAACACCCCGGTGGACATGGCCAACCTGGACATGGTCCGCGACGCGGTGGCTGCACACAAGACCCGCTTCCTGTGGGTGGAAACGCCCTCCAATCCGCTGATGAAGATCACCGACATCGCAGCGCTCGCGGATATAGCGCACGACGCCGGCGCCCTCCTGGTGGTTGACAACACCTTTGCGTCCCCCTACCTACAGACCCCGCTCGCCCTGGGTGCCGACGTCGTGGTGCACTCCACCACCAAGTACATCGGCGGGCATTCCGACGTGGTGGGCGGCGCCGTCGTGGTTAACGACGCGGAGCTGGCGGAGAAGATCGGGTTCGTCCAGTTCGCCGTGGGGGCCGTGTCCGGCCCGATGGATGCCTTCCTCACCACCCGCGGGCTGAAGACCCTGGGCGTCCGCATGGACCGGCACAGCGAGAATGGCCAGGCGGTAGCGGAGTGGCTGCTGGAACGCCCGGAAGTGGAGGCTGTCCTGTATCCGGGCCTGCCAACCCACCCGGGCCACGAGCTCGCCAAAAGGCAGATGCGGAAGTTCGGCGGCATGGTCTCGGTGCAGTTCAAAGGCGGCGAGGCGGCGGCCCGGAAAGTGGCCGAGTCCACGTCCGTGTTCATCCTCGCGGAGTCGCTGGGCGGGATCGAGTCGCTCATGAACTACCCCTCCGAGATGACCCATGCGTCCGTGAAGGGCACCGAACTCGCCGTCCCGGTGAACCTGCTCCGGCTCTCGTGCGGCATCGAGGACGTGGAGGACCTGATCGCAGACCTGGACCAGGCGTTCTCCGCGATCCCGTAG